One segment of bacterium DNA contains the following:
- the rpsQ gene encoding 30S ribosomal protein S17: METSHEQNNTPRQNKTFKGEVVSVSMKDTVVVRVSDYKKHPKYKKFLVHRKRYKVHDAGNTCKLGDVVEIEATKPISKEKHFKVSRIVSTKTI, from the coding sequence ATGGAAACATCACACGAACAAAACAATACGCCGCGGCAAAACAAGACTTTTAAAGGCGAAGTCGTTTCCGTTTCCATGAAAGATACGGTTGTGGTTCGGGTCTCAGACTACAAAAAACACCCAAAGTATAAAAAATTTCTCGTACACCGAAAACGTTATAAAGTGCACGATGCCGGCAATACATGCAAACTTGGTGATGTTGTGGAGATTGAGGCGACAAAGCCGATTTCCAAAGAAAAGCATTTTAAAGTAAGCCGCATTGTCTCAACGAAAACAATATGA
- the rplD gene encoding 50S ribosomal protein L4 has protein sequence MEAKIYNQEGKEVKTVALPEDIFSVDWNADLVHQVTTSILSNARNPIAHTKDRSEVRGGGIKPWRQKGTGRARHGSTRSPIWVGGGVAHGPRNEKKYGKKVNKKMRTKALYAVLSRKHKDGEILFINSIAISKPSTKTAKGVVSALSSIKGFEFFTSRKRNLAYIALPKQEDAVERSFRNFGNLSIEPVSQLNIVDVLNNKYLVVVGPDVFFKTVQDKKK, from the coding sequence ATGGAAGCAAAAATTTACAACCAGGAAGGGAAAGAAGTAAAAACAGTCGCGTTACCGGAGGATATTTTTTCGGTTGACTGGAATGCCGACCTTGTGCATCAAGTTACAACTTCAATTCTTTCGAATGCTCGCAATCCGATTGCTCATACCAAAGACAGAAGTGAAGTACGCGGTGGAGGAATCAAGCCATGGCGTCAAAAAGGCACCGGCAGGGCTCGTCACGGCTCAACCCGTTCCCCGATATGGGTGGGTGGTGGAGTAGCTCACGGTCCTCGAAACGAGAAGAAATATGGCAAAAAGGTAAACAAGAAGATGAGAACGAAAGCGTTATATGCCGTGCTTTCAAGAAAGCATAAAGACGGAGAAATTTTATTTATTAACTCGATTGCAATTTCCAAACCCTCGACCAAGACAGCCAAAGGGGTTGTAAGTGCCCTCTCCTCAATCAAAGGTTTTGAGTTTTTTACATCACGAAAAAGAAACCTTGCCTACATTGCTTTACCCAAACAAGAAGATGCTGTTGAAAGAAGTTTTCGTAATTTCGGGAACTTGAGTATAGAGCCGGTATCGCAACTCAATATAGTGGATGTTCTCAATAACAAATACCTTGTTGTTGTCGGTCCCGATGTATTTTTCAAAACCGTGCAAGATAAGAAAAAATAA
- the rplV gene encoding 50S ribosomal protein L22, translating to MATAILRNLRQSPRKVRLLADVVRGKKVPAALIILKHATKRSASPLLKLLESAVANAKMQNLSPESLIVKEITVNGGAIAYRQMPRARGTAYRIRKRTSHISMTLEEPVTKNKKKTAKESQEKK from the coding sequence ATGGCAACAGCGATTCTTCGTAATTTAAGGCAGTCACCAAGAAAAGTACGATTACTTGCCGATGTTGTGCGTGGGAAAAAAGTTCCTGCCGCTCTTATAATTTTAAAACACGCGACGAAACGCAGCGCCTCTCCTCTTTTGAAACTTCTCGAGTCGGCAGTTGCAAACGCAAAAATGCAGAACCTTTCCCCTGAATCTCTGATAGTTAAGGAGATAACCGTCAATGGAGGCGCTATCGCGTACCGTCAAATGCCTCGGGCTCGCGGTACGGCTTACCGTATCCGAAAAAGAACAAGTCATATTTCTATGACGTTGGAGGAACCCGTGACAAAGAATAAGAAAAAGACCGCCAAAGAAAGCCAAGAAAAGAAATAA
- the rpsS gene encoding 30S ribosomal protein S19 — translation MTRSLRKGPYVYERLLKKIGGKKPEQAGVVKTWARDSQIAPEMVGFTFGVHNGREHIPVLVTEDMVGHRFGEFALTRKFVKHGGKMQKELEIKQKESEIAAAQAAKTTTTPGAAAAPAAK, via the coding sequence ATGACCCGATCACTACGCAAAGGTCCATACGTCTACGAAAGACTTCTAAAAAAAATTGGAGGTAAAAAACCGGAACAGGCCGGCGTTGTTAAGACGTGGGCCCGTGATAGCCAAATTGCTCCCGAAATGGTCGGCTTCACCTTTGGCGTGCATAACGGAAGGGAACATATTCCCGTACTCGTAACCGAAGACATGGTGGGACACCGCTTTGGCGAATTCGCTTTGACACGCAAGTTTGTTAAACACGGAGGAAAGATGCAGAAAGAGCTTGAAATAAAACAAAAAGAGTCGGAGATTGCAGCTGCTCAAGCCGCTAAAACAACAACCACTCCGGGTGCAGCCGCCGCACCGGCCGCTAAATAA
- the rpmC gene encoding 50S ribosomal protein L29 — protein sequence MTSFKELQEKNEKDLIKLLAEKRTALRNFRFGGTGSKTRNVKEGMFLRKEIARVLTALKGKKS from the coding sequence ATGACTTCTTTTAAAGAATTACAAGAAAAAAACGAAAAAGATTTGATTAAACTGCTCGCCGAAAAGCGGACGGCTTTGAGAAATTTTCGTTTCGGGGGAACCGGAAGTAAAACCAGAAATGTAAAAGAGGGAATGTTTCTTCGCAAGGAAATCGCTCGTGTTCTCACAGCCCTTAAAGGTAAAAAGTCCTAA
- a CDS encoding 50S ribosomal protein L23, which translates to MVTLKVKQNKAPKAEKAEKKEKNEKVISSHDSRIESVIKRPRITEKATFSASKNVYVFEVSLEANKMEVARAIRHVYSVTPQKVRIVTIPSKRVFVRGTWGIKKGGRKAYVYLKKGDKIEIV; encoded by the coding sequence ATGGTCACACTCAAGGTAAAACAAAATAAAGCTCCGAAAGCAGAAAAAGCGGAGAAAAAAGAAAAAAACGAAAAGGTAATTTCGTCTCATGACAGCCGAATTGAATCGGTTATCAAACGTCCTCGTATTACCGAAAAAGCGACTTTTTCCGCCTCAAAAAACGTCTATGTATTCGAGGTTTCTCTGGAAGCGAACAAAATGGAAGTAGCAAGAGCGATTAGACATGTGTATTCGGTTACTCCGCAAAAAGTCCGTATCGTAACCATTCCTTCGAAACGTGTTTTTGTCCGTGGTACGTGGGGCATAAAAAAAGGAGGACGAAAGGCCTACGTATACCTTAAGAAAGGAGACAAAATAGAAATTGTTTAA
- the rplN gene encoding 50S ribosomal protein L14 has translation MIQPRSLVKIVDNSGGKIGRIFKIVGSTRKRYAQIGDMVILSVQKADPRKLVKHHDVLYAVVVRQNRAFRRNDGSYIRFDENAVVILEKGKQDPIAARVFGPIPREIQERGFQKIASLAPEIV, from the coding sequence ATGATACAGCCACGCTCATTGGTAAAAATTGTCGACAACTCCGGAGGTAAAATCGGCAGGATTTTCAAAATTGTCGGAAGTACGCGCAAACGCTACGCCCAAATAGGGGACATGGTTATTCTTTCCGTCCAAAAAGCGGACCCCCGCAAACTTGTCAAACACCACGATGTTTTGTACGCGGTGGTAGTCCGCCAAAACAGGGCATTCCGAAGAAATGACGGTTCCTATATTCGCTTTGACGAGAACGCCGTCGTGATTCTTGAAAAAGGGAAACAAGATCCGATCGCTGCCCGTGTTTTCGGGCCGATCCCGAGGGAAATCCAGGAGCGAGGATTCCAGAAAATTGCGTCATTGGCTCCCGAAATCGTTTAA
- the rplC gene encoding 50S ribosomal protein L3 — protein MKFLIGKKEAMTQIFSEDGKVHPVTVIEAGPIVVAQIKTKEKDGYSAIQFGFGAAKEKRMTKAEKGHLKEVGNLAVLKEFRVTQEEAGKMKNGDRLDVSIFSEGEKVTVSAISKGKGFQGGVKRHGFHGGPRTHGQKHSEREPGSIGGGLRTRVPKGMRMAGRMGGDRITVKNLKVIAANKEKNLLLVQGAVPGRRGTVVEIKG, from the coding sequence ATGAAATTTCTTATCGGAAAAAAAGAAGCAATGACACAGATTTTTTCGGAGGACGGGAAAGTCCATCCGGTGACTGTTATTGAAGCTGGACCTATTGTTGTTGCACAAATTAAAACCAAAGAAAAAGACGGATATAGCGCGATTCAATTCGGTTTTGGTGCTGCAAAGGAAAAACGAATGACTAAGGCCGAAAAAGGTCACCTTAAAGAAGTCGGCAATCTTGCCGTACTCAAGGAATTTCGTGTCACGCAAGAAGAAGCTGGAAAAATGAAGAACGGAGACCGTCTTGACGTCTCAATTTTTTCTGAAGGAGAAAAGGTTACCGTATCTGCAATTTCGAAAGGAAAAGGTTTCCAGGGCGGGGTGAAACGACATGGTTTCCACGGAGGACCCAGAACCCACGGTCAGAAACACTCGGAACGCGAACCCGGTTCAATCGGCGGAGGTCTTCGAACCCGTGTTCCGAAGGGAATGAGAATGGCCGGACGCATGGGAGGGGACAGAATTACGGTCAAAAATCTCAAAGTGATTGCGGCAAATAAAGAAAAGAATCTGCTTCTTGTACAGGGAGCGGTTCCGGGGCGCCGTGGCACCGTAGTTGAAATCAAAGGATAA
- the rplB gene encoding 50S ribosomal protein L2, translated as MKKYNPITPSQRQMTGILYRKELTASEPKKSLTKGVHRFVGRSKGRISTRHKGGGHKRLFRAVDFMFDKKDIPGKVTTIEYDPNRSGFIGLLTYADGEKRYILLPQKVVVGETLIVSENAPLKPGNRLPLSRIPLGTFIYNVEIKSGGGAKLGRSAGTYIQILAKDNGYADLKMPSGEVRKVPETAWASLGEVSNPESKLVVIGKAGRSRWLGIRPTVRGNAMNPVDHPHGGGEGRQGRGRKRAKSKWGKPTGKGQKSRRANKYSNNLIVSRRGKKKA; from the coding sequence ATGAAAAAATATAATCCTATCACCCCATCACAGCGGCAAATGACCGGTATACTCTACCGAAAGGAATTGACCGCATCGGAACCCAAAAAATCTCTTACCAAAGGGGTACACCGTTTTGTGGGAAGAAGCAAAGGAAGAATCAGTACCCGACACAAGGGAGGCGGACACAAACGCCTTTTCAGAGCTGTTGATTTTATGTTTGATAAAAAAGATATTCCGGGAAAAGTAACTACTATCGAATACGACCCTAACCGCAGCGGCTTTATCGGTCTTCTCACATATGCCGATGGAGAAAAACGGTACATATTGCTTCCTCAAAAAGTAGTGGTGGGTGAAACACTTATCGTATCGGAGAACGCCCCTCTTAAACCGGGGAACCGACTCCCTCTTTCCCGTATTCCTCTCGGAACATTTATATATAACGTAGAAATCAAAAGCGGAGGAGGGGCAAAGCTCGGACGCAGTGCCGGAACCTATATCCAAATATTGGCTAAAGATAACGGCTACGCCGACCTGAAGATGCCGTCGGGAGAAGTGAGAAAAGTTCCGGAAACAGCCTGGGCATCGCTCGGAGAGGTTTCCAATCCCGAAAGCAAGCTTGTCGTCATAGGGAAAGCGGGGCGCTCCCGATGGCTTGGCATTCGTCCGACGGTTCGGGGTAATGCCATGAACCCTGTTGATCACCCTCACGGTGGTGGTGAAGGACGCCAGGGCCGCGGACGAAAACGCGCGAAGAGCAAATGGGGTAAACCGACAGGCAAAGGACAAAAGAGCCGAAGAGCAAACAAATATTCAAACAATCTTATTGTTTCCCGACGCGGAAAGAAAAAAGCATAA
- the rplE gene encoding 50S ribosomal protein L5, giving the protein MEMTKEKVKSAFAALKEKMAYKNPMQSPRLVKVVLNVGTGSVQDAKKKELIADRLNRLTGQKPSIRGAKQSVASFKIRQGDNIGYKVTLRGPRMYDFLDKLIHIALPRTKDFRGVSPTALDDMGNYTLGIKEHTIFPETSDEDIKDVFGMAITVVTTAKGKEEAKAFLSHLGFPFGKVPEKKEKAKKEAKKKAK; this is encoded by the coding sequence ATGGAAATGACCAAAGAAAAAGTAAAATCAGCGTTTGCCGCCCTTAAAGAAAAAATGGCGTATAAAAACCCTATGCAGTCTCCTCGCCTTGTTAAGGTTGTATTGAACGTTGGAACCGGATCAGTGCAGGATGCAAAGAAAAAAGAACTCATTGCCGACAGGCTCAATCGTCTCACCGGACAAAAGCCATCAATACGCGGAGCGAAACAATCGGTTGCATCTTTTAAAATAAGACAGGGTGACAATATCGGGTACAAGGTAACCTTGCGGGGACCGCGCATGTACGATTTTCTCGACAAACTAATCCATATCGCATTACCTCGGACAAAAGATTTCAGAGGAGTCTCGCCCACAGCTCTCGACGATATGGGAAACTACACACTTGGAATCAAAGAGCATACTATTTTCCCTGAAACATCCGATGAGGATATCAAGGACGTCTTCGGCATGGCCATTACGGTAGTGACAACGGCAAAAGGGAAAGAGGAGGCAAAAGCGTTCCTTTCCCATCTCGGATTCCCTTTTGGGAAGGTTCCGGAAAAGAAGGAAAAAGCCAAGAAAGAGGCTAAAAAGAAAGCAAAATAA
- the rpsH gene encoding 30S ribosomal protein S8, with protein MHDPIADMIIRLKNAQDVGKTSIVFPYSKMKLAVAEILQKTGYIKSTLKKGKKIAKSIEVELVYDGDLPKIRGVKRVSKFSQRIYKGAKDIFPVKQGKGMSIISTPQGILTDKEARKTNTGGEILFEIW; from the coding sequence ATGCACGATCCCATTGCCGACATGATTATACGCCTCAAGAATGCCCAAGATGTTGGAAAAACATCGATTGTTTTTCCGTATTCAAAAATGAAATTGGCTGTCGCGGAAATTTTACAGAAGACGGGGTATATTAAGTCAACCCTGAAAAAAGGGAAAAAAATCGCAAAATCGATAGAAGTTGAATTGGTGTACGACGGCGATTTGCCGAAAATTCGCGGAGTCAAAAGAGTTTCAAAATTTTCTCAAAGAATATATAAAGGTGCAAAAGATATTTTCCCTGTAAAGCAGGGGAAGGGTATGTCAATCATTTCAACTCCTCAAGGAATTCTTACCGACAAAGAAGCAAGGAAAACAAACACCGGAGGCGAAATTTTATTTGAAATTTGGTAA
- the rpsC gene encoding 30S ribosomal protein S3 has translation MSHTVHPYAHRLGIIKDWKSRWFSTGKKYREFLKSDILIRKYLEERLKGMYVASIEMERSEKALRVIIETSRPGMIIGRNGEGSTKLRDDLVAFIQKNKLSAAGEIKIDIKEIRSPESNSAIIAQMIGEGLVKRLPFRRVAKQTLDKVMANRDVLGAKLILSGRLGGAEMARIEKLKRGRIPLQTFRADIDYCAYEALLPYGKIGIRVWVYKGEVFEKK, from the coding sequence ATGTCTCATACCGTTCACCCATATGCGCATAGATTAGGCATCATCAAGGATTGGAAATCCCGTTGGTTTTCCACGGGTAAAAAATATCGGGAATTTCTTAAAAGCGACATCCTCATCAGGAAATATCTTGAAGAAAGATTGAAAGGTATGTATGTGGCGTCCATAGAAATGGAGCGTAGCGAAAAAGCCCTACGGGTTATTATCGAAACTTCACGTCCCGGAATGATTATTGGACGAAATGGGGAAGGAAGCACCAAGCTTCGCGACGACCTTGTTGCTTTTATACAAAAAAACAAACTTTCAGCGGCGGGTGAAATCAAAATAGACATCAAAGAAATCCGTTCACCGGAATCGAATTCCGCTATTATTGCTCAAATGATTGGGGAAGGTCTCGTAAAACGCTTGCCGTTTAGACGTGTGGCAAAACAAACTCTTGATAAAGTGATGGCAAACCGGGATGTGCTGGGAGCGAAACTTATTCTTTCGGGCCGTCTCGGAGGAGCCGAAATGGCCCGTATAGAAAAATTGAAGCGAGGACGCATTCCGCTTCAAACGTTCCGAGCCGATATAGATTACTGCGCATATGAAGCGCTGTTGCCCTACGGGAAAATCGGTATTCGGGTATGGGTGTATAAGGGAGAAGTGTTTGAGAAAAAATAA
- the rpsJ gene encoding 30S ribosomal protein S10 has product MSKETTGTKAKTTKAAKTSKKEGVPQRLRIRVSAYEYKILDVSVKQIMDTAIRYDAEVQGPIPLPTEIKKYTVNRSSFVHKDAREQFEMRVHKRLIDIMNPTQKLIESLTNLSLPSGVNIDVKML; this is encoded by the coding sequence ATGAGCAAAGAGACGACAGGCACAAAAGCAAAAACGACAAAGGCGGCAAAGACTTCCAAAAAAGAAGGTGTGCCGCAGCGTTTGCGGATACGGGTGAGCGCGTACGAGTATAAAATTCTCGATGTTTCGGTAAAGCAGATAATGGACACCGCAATCCGCTACGATGCGGAGGTGCAGGGCCCTATTCCGCTTCCAACGGAAATCAAGAAATATACCGTTAACCGCTCATCCTTTGTCCATAAAGATGCGCGAGAGCAGTTTGAAATGCGAGTTCATAAGCGTCTCATTGATATCATGAATCCGACACAAAAGCTTATAGAGTCGCTCACAAACTTGAGCTTGCCGTCCGGCGTCAACATAGACGTCAAAATGCTCTAA
- the rplP gene encoding 50S ribosomal protein L16, whose amino-acid sequence MLFPKKVKYRKWHTFREHPTKVGVASRGTAISFGSFGLKAMSPRRVTSNQLESARKVLARGAGKTGKVWLRVFPDMPFTKKPAEVKLGKGKGDPSGYHVPIKPGRVIFEIDGVSEEAAREALRKAGTKLPLKTKIVSRKG is encoded by the coding sequence ATGTTATTCCCTAAAAAAGTAAAATATCGCAAGTGGCATACGTTCAGAGAACATCCGACAAAAGTCGGTGTTGCTTCTCGCGGCACAGCAATCTCTTTCGGTTCTTTCGGCCTTAAGGCAATGAGTCCGAGACGTGTCACTTCAAACCAACTTGAATCCGCCCGAAAGGTACTTGCTCGCGGAGCCGGAAAAACGGGCAAAGTATGGCTTCGTGTTTTCCCGGACATGCCATTCACAAAAAAGCCTGCCGAAGTAAAACTTGGAAAAGGGAAAGGAGATCCTTCGGGATATCACGTTCCCATCAAACCGGGACGCGTTATCTTTGAGATTGACGGAGTATCGGAAGAGGCCGCCCGCGAAGCGCTTCGCAAGGCGGGAACCAAACTCCCGCTCAAGACAAAAATCGTCAGTCGGAAAGGTTGA
- the rplX gene encoding 50S ribosomal protein L24, with product MKIKKGDNVIIISGKDKGKTGKVTRAFPKEGSVVVAGANIKKRHRKARKSGEKGQIIEKSLPIPVSNVMFVDPKTSKPSRIGKKKVGDKWLRISKKSQTVLDK from the coding sequence ATGAAAATCAAAAAAGGCGACAATGTAATAATTATTTCCGGAAAGGACAAAGGAAAGACCGGAAAAGTGACTCGCGCGTTTCCCAAAGAGGGAAGCGTAGTTGTCGCCGGAGCAAATATTAAAAAACGTCACCGTAAGGCAAGAAAAAGCGGAGAAAAAGGACAAATAATTGAAAAAAGTCTTCCAATTCCCGTTTCAAATGTAATGTTTGTCGATCCGAAAACTTCAAAACCAAGCCGCATCGGCAAGAAAAAAGTCGGCGATAAATGGCTACGTATAAGCAAGAAAAGCCAGACGGTTCTCGATAAATAA
- the tuf gene encoding elongation factor Tu, translating to MADFDRSKPHINVGTIGHVDHGKTTLTASILRTLDLNKDKGYGARVEAVDQIDNAPEEKARGITIALHHSEYWTPTRHYAHIDAPGHADYIKNMITGAAQMDGAILVVAATDGVMPQTREHILLARQVGVPKIVVFLNKCDMVADKELIDLVEEEVRELLSKQEYDGANAPIIRGSALKAVEASSAADEWSQKVLELINTLDTYIPMPKREVDKPFLMPVEDIFSIEGRGTVATGKIERGTVKVGEEIELVGLKPTSKTTVTGIEMFNKSLQEGMAGDNAGILLRGLKKEDIHRGQVLAKTGSVTPHTEFESEVYVLKKEEGGRHTPFFTGYKPQFYIRTTDVTGDVTLAEGVEMVMPGDNAKFKVKLVAPIALEEQQRFAIREGGKTVGAGVVTKIIA from the coding sequence ATGGCAGATTTTGATCGTTCAAAACCGCACATCAACGTGGGTACAATCGGACACGTTGACCACGGCAAAACGACGCTTACTGCGTCCATCCTCCGCACACTCGACCTCAATAAAGACAAGGGGTACGGTGCGCGTGTTGAGGCGGTCGACCAGATTGACAATGCTCCCGAAGAGAAAGCGCGTGGCATTACCATCGCCTTGCATCATTCGGAGTATTGGACCCCTACCCGTCACTACGCTCACATTGATGCACCGGGACACGCGGACTACATTAAAAACATGATCACCGGTGCCGCCCAGATGGACGGTGCGATTCTTGTTGTTGCCGCAACCGACGGTGTTATGCCTCAGACTCGCGAGCACATTCTCTTGGCTCGTCAGGTTGGTGTACCGAAAATTGTCGTATTTCTAAACAAATGCGATATGGTTGCCGACAAAGAACTTATCGACCTCGTTGAAGAAGAGGTGCGAGAGCTTCTCTCCAAACAGGAATATGACGGAGCAAACGCCCCGATTATCCGCGGCTCGGCTTTAAAGGCTGTTGAAGCCTCTTCTGCCGCCGATGAATGGTCTCAGAAAGTTCTCGAACTTATCAACACACTCGACACGTACATTCCGATGCCGAAACGAGAAGTCGACAAGCCGTTCCTAATGCCTGTCGAAGACATCTTCTCTATTGAAGGCCGTGGAACCGTTGCTACCGGAAAAATCGAACGCGGTACCGTGAAAGTCGGAGAAGAAATCGAGCTTGTTGGTCTTAAACCTACCTCAAAAACTACCGTTACCGGAATCGAAATGTTCAACAAGTCTCTCCAGGAAGGTATGGCGGGAGACAACGCCGGAATTTTGCTCCGTGGATTGAAAAAAGAAGACATTCACCGCGGACAGGTTCTTGCAAAAACAGGTTCGGTCACTCCTCATACGGAGTTTGAATCGGAGGTGTATGTCCTCAAGAAAGAGGAAGGAGGACGCCACACGCCGTTCTTTACCGGCTACAAACCTCAGTTCTACATCAGAACGACAGACGTGACAGGAGATGTCACCTTGGCGGAAGGAGTAGAAATGGTTATGCCGGGAGACAATGCCAAATTCAAAGTAAAGCTTGTTGCGCCGATTGCTCTTGAAGAGCAACAGCGTTTCGCTATCCGTGAAGGTGGTAAGACGGTTGGTGCCGGTGTTGTTACAAAAATCATCGCCTAA
- a CDS encoding type Z 30S ribosomal protein S14 yields the protein MAKKSVIARSKKPVKYKTRVVRRCFSCGRKRGYMRDFDLCRICFREFANQGKIPGVKKSSW from the coding sequence ATGGCAAAAAAATCAGTCATTGCACGATCGAAGAAACCCGTAAAATACAAAACGCGCGTGGTTCGTCGTTGCTTTAGCTGCGGACGGAAACGAGGGTATATGAGAGACTTTGATTTATGCCGTATTTGTTTTCGGGAGTTTGCGAATCAAGGAAAAATTCCCGGAGTTAAAAAATCATCCTGGTAA